The window ACTAGGAACTGAATTCAAATCTGAAGTTGGTATATTTACCAGAAAATAGAACTTGTTTATTCACCTGTCCAAAGGCATAGGGGATGGCAGAGTACATTCCAGCAGCTCTTTCTCTGTAAAATACTGTACGCTCAATGGCTACAACTGGTTGCACTGATGATGCATTTTGTACACCAAGGAAGAGAACAGCAGCATACATTGATCCCATGGCGTTTAAAAGATCTTGGCTCTTGCTCCTACAGCAAATAAATTCCAGTTTAGTATTAAGGATTTTAAGTAGTAATCTACTTTCTATAATTGTTTAGTTTTCATGATTCTGTGCTTACACTTTAGTACCAAGATCCCAGAACATTGTCCCGAAGATTAGTGCTATGAATGTCGTGAAGATGAATCTGACTGCGGTGTAAGCTGGATTACGCCAGTATGACCAGTGTTGCTTCCATAGGCAAGCCACACATTGCGTCCAGAATGATTGTGAGTATTGAGTTTCAAAATGCAAGTCCTTTGAACCAGGGCGAGGGACGCCTAATTCACTAATCAATGCTTTGTTCCTCCTGTACAGGTCTGAGTTCTTGTATACCTCGGTGAAATCAATGCCTAACATCATTTCTTGAGCTGAGGCTGTGACTTCTAACATCCAAGTTGCTGGGTTGTAACCCTCCTTGATTTTTGCTACCCCAGGATTTGACTGTATTCAAGGTAAAACTAAGGTCAGTGTTCGATCATATACACTATGGAAAAGGAAAAGTCATTTTCTCTTTAGTACAACCTACCTCGAAGTATTTGATCAAATGGCAAGAATGGCGACCCAATGGACCAACGTATATCTCTTGTCCTCCTCGTTTCATTAGAAATAGCTGCAAAGCCACTTAAGAGTTTAGTACTTAATgttattaaaagataaaatataaagacTAGCTGGTTGTGCTTAAAAGATAAAAAATCCACCTCATCAAAGGCTTCAAAAATGTCGATACTAGGCTGATGAATAGTACAGACAACGGTTCTTCCAGTATCAACAGTGTTCCTAACCGTTCTCATAACAATTGCAGCAGCTCTTGCGTCCAGCCCTGAAGTTGGTTCATCCATAAAAATGATAGAGGGGTTTGCTACCAATTCAACCGCGATGGTCAACCTTTTGCGTTGCTCAGTTGAGAGACCGTTGACTCCTGGCAACCCGACTAAGGCTGATCTCAAGGGTCCAAGCtcaacaagttccataacttCATCAACAAACATCTGCAAAAAGATGATCAAAGAAAATGTTACGAAAACTGCTACTTTCTCAAATGGTTTGAAGGATGAGAGAATTTCAGAGGAACTGACCTTTCTAGTTTTTTCATCAACATCTTGGGGTAAACGAAGCCATGCTGAGTAAACCAAGGACTCGTAAACTGTAACATAAGGTGAATGGATGTCGTTCTGCTCACAGTATCCAGAAATACGAGCAAAGGTTTCTTGCTTCTTGGGATAGCCAGAAATCTTGATTTCGCCGTCAATGTATCCTCCTGTTTTTCGTCCAGCCAAAACATCCATTAATGTTGTTTTACCAGCACCACTAACACCCATCAACGCGGTGAGAACACCTGGTCTGAAAGCTCCACTCACACCCTTTAGAAGTACCAATCTATCTTCACCAGCACCTTGTTCTTTCATTTCCTGCGAGTAGTCACAAGTTTTAGTTAAATATATTAATCTAAAGGCAGGGGTGTTGACATAGGAGTGAATTTTTCATTTAGTAACAAGTCACCTGAGGCATGTCAACGGAGTATACAACATCATCGAAGGTGATAGAATGAGGTTCAAATGGAAGAACCATTcccttcttattattattttctcactGATAGAATCTCCTCCATCTGTGCTAGTTATCTGGGATGAAACTTCACCATTTTCAGCATTCTCACCATCTTCTGGTAGCACCGCTTGTGGCTTATCAAATGCTGCCGAGATATTTATAGTATGTTAGTAATTTACTCTTTGATTCTCTTGGCTGAAACATGAAATGGAAAATACTCGGAGGGAAACTCACGGTTGAGATAAGCGAGTGCAAGACTGTAGCAGAAGTTAAACACAACTGTAAATCCGACAAGTGCCCCAACACCAATCCAGTACCAGTATGCCTCGGGAAAGAACCCTCGAGACTTCACAACTGTAGATCCAAGGGTCTCGTTTCCACCTGGCACAATCTGTTTTATGAGAGCGAAAGTTAGCATTCACAGACGGAAAGGATAAACGATTGAAGGTGGAATTAGGTATAGAGCCTTACATGATTCCATTTTTTCCCATCAAATTCGTTCACAAGAATTGAATTCACTGAATACATCATCGGCGAAATCCAGTAACCCCAAATCCACCAGCTTTTCACATCATCTGCAGCATTAGGCAATAGAAACATGAACATCAGTAGGTTTGATTTAACAAGAAAAGAGTTCCTGCAAACAACTAATTAAATCACAAAATATACCTCGTGAAAGGACAAAACCGCCCAATGCAAATTGTAAAAGAAGAGCAAATGATCCAAATGTGCTTGCAACTCCCATGGTCCTTCCTACTGCCCCAATGAATCTAAACATTCCTGATGCCATCTGGTTTACAACTATGAGCAGCAAGAATTGTTTCAaaaatctgcacacaaaaaaaatGGCGATTAACAATCATGGGGTAAAAAAATTAAGTACTTGTTAAGATAGCTTCGTCATTGTTTTATGTAGCCTATTCTCCCCATATGTACCTTGTAATATTAGGATCAAATCCAATGACGTAGTATGTTAAGATCACCCAAAGACCGACTTCAACAAGTGTTACAGGGATTTTTAGGATCCATGAGGGAATTGCATAAGCCCATGAAGGGAAAAAGAGAAGGTCTCTTTGCTTGTAAAAGACGGGAAGCTTGAAAATTGTCATGGCAAGCTCAGACATCCCGTTGAACATAATCATAATCACCACGAAAAAGAGAGCACCAGCATATATTCCTCCATCATCTGTAGTATCTCGTGGCATCTCAGTACGGAAGAAGAGTGTCATTGTTATAAGAGCCATTATCGTAAGCTGACAAGACAGAGGCAAATACAAAGCAAACATTAGAACGTTCATGCACATCGATATGACAAGATGAAGGACATAAATCAGAATTTCAAATAAACCAACCTGAGAGAACTTGAACATGTAAACAAACGAGTTCCTCTTCATTAGTAGAAGTTCTCTTTCAGTGCAAACCTTCAACAGCTCTTTCTTTCCTATGCCATACTTCTCATTAGTCAAAGCAGCAGGGTGACATTTGGTCTTGTCAAATGGAGTAGCAAGCTCGTCGCCTAGTTTCCTTCCAACATGAAAAGACTGATATGCCTCAGCAAATTCTTTCGATGTAATAAACCTATAAGGCTCATTCCTCTTTGACCAATATTGCTGTTGATCCTTCTTTGATGTCACCTGCAAAATATTTCAAACTTTCAACATCAGAAACCGATTTTTCATCAATGCTTCTAAACTTTACATTCTTTGTTTCTCTGTAAAACATACTTCTTGCAAGAAGTCGGCCACGCCTTTTCTCTGGGGGCATTTGAATCCCATGGATTCAAAGAACTCGAGCACATCATCACGCGGACCCTGATAAACAATATACCCATCGGATAACAGAATAATATCATCGAACAGGTTGTAGGTCTCGGGGGCAGGCTGCAACAGAGAAATAACAGCAGTTCCCTTCAAGATTTGAACAGATTGCCTTAAGGAATTCACAATGGAGTATGTTGTGGAACTGTCCAATCCAGTTGATATTTCATCCATGAAAAGTGCTTTAGATGGTCCAACAAGCATTTCACCGGTCGTCACACGCTTCTTTTGTCCACCTGAAATACCCCTTATCATATCATCTCCCACCATAGTATCAGCACAAATATCCAGTCCCAAAATCTGCAGTAGCATATATTCATTGTTATAATTCAATCTTTGTTATTTATAATTCACATGTAAAACATGATTGGATATTGTAAGTGTTACCTTAAGAACATAATCTGTAACAACATTGGCTTCTTGTCCTTCTGTTGCTGCAGCCTAAATTCCACAAAACAATACAACGTATGATTACTTTTAACAAAATGAAGGATCATTTTCATAAAATGATTGACAAGTTTTCTAATTAGATGCATCTTCTATTTCCAAAGGTTATTGATTAAATTATTAATATCCTGAGGCTTGGAGCCAAAAAGGAAATAATTAATTTAGGAAAAATGACGTTGTATAgctgctctcaaaataatagccgaaaaaaatatatatatcttttttgtatatttatacattctgtatgttatatacaaaaattatactccctctgttccagtttatgtgaacctatttcctttttgatccgttccaaaaagaatgaaccctttctaaatttggtaacaatttagcttaaagttacaactctACCATTAATGAGAAGggtttataaccacacaaatactctgggccccatttggact of the Nicotiana tabacum cultivar K326 chromosome 7, ASM71507v2, whole genome shotgun sequence genome contains:
- the LOC107799533 gene encoding pleiotropic drug resistance protein 1 (The RefSeq protein has 1 substitution, 1 frameshift, 1 non-frameshifting indel compared to this genomic sequence), which gives rise to MEPANLSNLRGSSLRGSTRGSLRANSNSIWRNNGVEIFSRSSRDEDDEEALKWAALEKLPTFDRLRKGLLFGSQGAAAEVDINDLGFQERKNLLERLVKVADEDNEKFLLKLKNRIDRVGIDLPTIEVRYEHLNIDADAYVGSRSLPTFMNFMTNFVETLLNSLHILSSRKRQLTILKDISGIIKPCRMTLLLGPPSSGKTTLLLALAGKLDPALKVTGKVSYNGHELHEFVPQRTAAYISQHDLHIGEMTVRETLEFSARCQGVGSRFEMLAELSRREKAANIKPDADIDIYMKAAATEGQEANVVTDYVLKILGLDICADTMVGDDMIRGISGGQKKRVTTGEMLVGPSKALFMDEISTGLDSSTTYSIVNSLRQSVQILKGTAVISLLQPAPETYNLFDDIILLSDGYIVYQGPRDDVLEFFESMGFKCPQRKGVADFLQEVTSKKDQQQYWSKRNEPYRFITSKEFAEAYQSFHVGRKLGDELATPFDKTKCHPAALTNEKYGIGKKELLKVCTERELLLMKRNSFVYMFKFSQLTIMALITMTLFFRTEMPRDTTDDGGIYAGALFFVVIMIMFNGMSELAMTIFKLPVFYKQRDLLFFPSWAYAIPSWILKIPVTLVEVGLWVILTYYVIGFDPNITRFLKQFLLLIVVNQMASGMFRFIGAVGRTMGVASTFGSFALLLQFALGGFVLSRDDVKSWWIWGYWISPMMYSVNSILVNEFDGKKWNHIVPGGNETLGSTVVKSRGFFPEAYWYWIGVGALVGFTVVFNFCYSLALAYLNPFDKPQAVLPEDGENAENGEVSSQIPSTDGGDSISESQNNKKGMVLPFEPHSITFDDVVYSVDMPQEMKEQGAGEDRLVLLKGVSGAFRPGVLTALMGVSGAGKTTLMDVLAGRKTGGYIDGEIKISGYPKKQETFARISGYCEQNDIHSPYVTVYESLVYSAWLRLPQDVDEKTRKMFVDEVMELVELGPLRSALVGLPGVNGLSTEQRKRLTIAVELVANPSIIFMDEPTSGLDARAAAIVMRTVRNTVDTGRTVVCTIHQPSIDIFEAFDELFLMKRGGQEIYVGPLGRHSCHLIKYFESNPGVAKIKEGYNPATWMLEVTASAQEMMLGIDFTEVYKNSDLYRRNKALISELGVPRPGSKDLHFETQYSQSFWTQCVACLWKQHWSYWRNPAYTAVRFIFTTFIALIFGTMFWDLGTKVSKSQDLLNAMGSMYAAVLFLGVQNASSVQPVVAIERTVFYRERAAGMYSAIPYAFGQVSIEIPYIFVQSVFYGIIVYAMIGFEWDVGKFFWYLFIMFFTLLYFTFYGMMGVAVTPNQNVASIVAAFFYGVWNLFSGFIIPRPRMPVWWRWYYWANPVAWTLYGLVASQFGDIQTKLSDNETVEQFLRRYFGFKHDFLGVVAAVLTAYVFMFAFTFAFAIKAFNFQRR